The proteins below come from a single Holdemania massiliensis genomic window:
- the rsmH gene encoding 16S rRNA (cytosine(1402)-N(4))-methyltransferase RsmH, translated as MIKHYSVLLKESVDALNCRPDGIYVDGTLGRGGHSLEIARRLQTGQLYAFDLDEQALTESRQRLAEVADRVTLIRANFAQMQEELNLRGVHGVDGVVMDLGVSSPQFDDAQRGFSYRYEAQLDMRMDQSQPISAWNLVNELEEKELSALLWKYGEESYSRSIARQIVKARAVSPINTTFELVDVIKKALPAKVLNKKGHPAKQTFQALRIAVNRELDSLETGLQAAMSLLNLNGRIAVITFHSLEDRIVKEAFRQASSVEKIDPRIPLLPSQITQPKFRLISRKPILPSGEELAENNRSHSAKLRVLERIGD; from the coding sequence ATGATAAAACATTACAGTGTGTTGCTTAAAGAGTCCGTCGATGCTTTGAATTGCAGGCCGGACGGAATTTATGTTGACGGAACGTTGGGACGGGGTGGTCACAGCCTGGAAATTGCCCGGCGGCTGCAGACCGGTCAATTATACGCTTTTGATTTAGATGAACAGGCCTTAACAGAATCCCGGCAGCGTTTGGCGGAAGTTGCGGATCGCGTGACTCTGATCCGTGCTAATTTCGCTCAGATGCAGGAAGAGCTGAATTTGCGGGGTGTGCATGGCGTTGATGGAGTCGTTATGGATCTGGGCGTTTCTTCACCACAGTTTGATGATGCCCAGCGGGGTTTCAGCTATCGCTATGAGGCGCAGCTGGACATGCGGATGGATCAGAGCCAGCCGATCTCAGCCTGGAATCTCGTCAATGAACTGGAAGAAAAAGAATTAAGTGCACTGCTGTGGAAATATGGCGAGGAAAGCTATTCCCGCTCAATTGCCCGGCAGATTGTCAAAGCGAGAGCCGTCAGCCCGATCAACACCACCTTTGAATTAGTGGATGTGATCAAAAAGGCGCTGCCGGCCAAAGTGCTCAATAAGAAAGGACATCCTGCCAAGCAGACGTTCCAGGCTTTGAGGATCGCGGTCAACCGTGAATTGGATTCGTTGGAAACAGGCCTGCAGGCGGCGATGTCTCTGCTGAATCTCAACGGCCGGATCGCGGTCATCACTTTTCATTCACTGGAAGATCGAATCGTGAAGGAAGCCTTCCGACAAGCCTCCAGCGTGGAGAAAATTGATCCGCGGATACCGCTTTTGCCAAGTCAGATCACACAGCCGAAATTCCGTCTGATCAGCCGCAAGCCGATTTTGCCAAGCGGTGAAGAACTGGCGGAAAACAATCGATCACATTCCGCGAAATTACGCGTTTTAGAAAGGATAGGGGATTAG
- a CDS encoding penicillin-binding transpeptidase domain-containing protein, which yields MLSTRIKKRINKIVIGGTVIFALIIGKLAWIQILDRQSLFSKAQDLWERDFPVSGLRGNLLDVNGEVLASDIPSTSVMVVPAQIEDPESTAQLLAEILQTEKDKIYTQITRKVSTQRIVPYGRLISNEQAKAIDHLDLTGVYLVQDSLRYYPNGAYLAQVLGFTGVDNQGLAGLELQYEEILKANKGSMKIPFDAKGHPVKIYSERYEAPGQGMDVMLTIDTRIQSILERELNNAMERYNPDSAWGMAMNPNTGEILAMVSKPDFDPNHYQDYDESVYNRNLPVWMSYEPGSTFKTVTFSAGLEEGLFDMEHDGYYDRGYEIVEGARLKSWKAGGHGQQTYMQCLQNSSNPCFVHIAQMLGGDNLSEYLDKFGFGQKTGVDLPGEAKGILFNTDDWGLLEQSTTGFGQGISVTAIQLVTAFCAIVNGGTLYQPYITKAILHPTTKDPIVEVKPNAVRQVISEDTSFKMRYALESVVALGGAKGAYIDGYKIGGKTGTAQKAKDGAYLSGEYILSTIAAAPIDDPQIVVYIALDAPKSNIQYGGTVVSPIVRNVLEDVLTLYEVKRTDDQMAKIKLWTDPVTIEVGDYIGQEYKKVKNENLKLVKIGEGDVVVDQLPSPGVKIDEQGTVWLYCPKTAAE from the coding sequence ATGCTGAGTACGCGGATCAAAAAACGCATCAATAAAATCGTGATCGGCGGTACGGTCATTTTTGCTTTGATTATCGGAAAGCTGGCCTGGATTCAAATCTTGGATCGCCAGAGCTTATTTTCCAAAGCGCAGGATCTATGGGAACGGGATTTTCCAGTTTCCGGACTGCGCGGCAATCTGCTGGATGTCAACGGTGAAGTCCTGGCGAGTGATATTCCCTCGACTTCTGTGATGGTTGTACCGGCCCAGATCGAAGATCCTGAAAGTACGGCACAGCTGCTGGCAGAGATTCTTCAAACAGAAAAAGACAAAATCTACACGCAGATTACGCGCAAGGTTTCAACACAGCGAATTGTGCCTTACGGACGCTTGATTTCCAACGAACAGGCCAAGGCGATTGATCATTTAGATTTAACCGGAGTGTATTTAGTTCAGGATTCCCTGCGCTATTATCCCAACGGTGCCTATCTGGCTCAGGTCTTGGGCTTTACCGGTGTTGATAATCAAGGCTTAGCCGGACTGGAGCTGCAGTATGAGGAAATTCTGAAAGCGAACAAGGGAAGTATGAAAATTCCGTTTGATGCCAAGGGTCATCCGGTCAAGATCTATTCGGAACGTTATGAAGCACCGGGTCAGGGAATGGACGTCATGCTGACAATTGATACGCGGATTCAAAGCATTTTGGAGCGGGAACTGAACAATGCGATGGAGCGCTATAATCCAGATTCTGCCTGGGGAATGGCGATGAATCCCAACACCGGAGAAATCCTGGCGATGGTGTCCAAGCCGGACTTTGATCCTAATCATTATCAGGATTATGATGAATCGGTCTATAACCGCAATCTGCCGGTTTGGATGAGCTATGAACCGGGTTCGACATTTAAGACGGTAACGTTCTCTGCCGGACTGGAAGAAGGTTTGTTCGATATGGAACACGATGGGTATTATGACCGCGGCTATGAAATCGTGGAAGGGGCACGGCTAAAGTCATGGAAAGCCGGCGGTCATGGGCAGCAGACCTATATGCAGTGTCTCCAGAACTCGTCCAATCCCTGTTTTGTGCATATCGCGCAGATGCTGGGCGGGGACAATCTGAGCGAATATCTGGATAAGTTCGGATTTGGTCAGAAAACCGGCGTTGATCTGCCGGGTGAAGCCAAGGGCATTCTGTTTAATACTGACGATTGGGGTTTATTGGAACAATCGACAACGGGGTTTGGTCAGGGCATTTCCGTAACGGCAATTCAGCTGGTCACAGCCTTCTGCGCGATTGTCAACGGCGGAACCTTGTATCAGCCTTATATCACCAAGGCCATTCTGCATCCGACAACCAAAGATCCGATCGTTGAGGTTAAGCCGAATGCCGTGCGGCAGGTCATCAGCGAGGATACCAGCTTTAAGATGCGCTATGCCTTGGAAAGTGTCGTGGCGCTGGGCGGAGCCAAAGGTGCCTATATCGACGGCTATAAGATCGGCGGCAAGACCGGCACTGCCCAGAAAGCCAAGGACGGAGCTTATCTGAGCGGGGAGTATATTCTGTCCACGATTGCCGCAGCGCCGATTGATGATCCGCAGATTGTCGTCTATATTGCGCTGGATGCGCCCAAGTCCAACATTCAGTATGGCGGGACGGTTGTTTCGCCGATTGTCCGCAATGTCTTGGAAGATGTTCTGACACTTTATGAGGTGAAGCGAACGGATGATCAGATGGCGAAAATCAAGCTGTGGACTGATCCGGTCACAATCGAGGTTGGGGATTATATCGGTCAAGAATACAAAAAAGTGAAAAATGAGAATCTGAAGCTGGTGAAGATCGGCGAAGGCGATGTCGTTGTGGATCAGCTGCCAAGCCCGGGGGTGAAAATTGATGAACAAGGAACAGTCTGGCTGTACTGCCCGAAGACGGCGGCTGAATGA
- the mraY gene encoding phospho-N-acetylmuramoyl-pentapeptide-transferase — translation MFLTLVSAFGISLIIVLVTMPMLISYLHKINYNQTVSEYSLEEYKQKQKTPTMGGIVFVLTPLLVTLILQPSAIRDLQAMIVMLAYVGYGLIGFLDDYIIVIRQNNEGLKPQYKFFLQLLLAVLFFFMYRQNASTDVILPFVRWVIPLGALYMLLVFFMFTGASNAVNLTDGMDGLAAGCSFLAFAPFVMFALQQEKLAIATFIMAVMGALLGFLKYNSHPAKIFMGDTGSLALGGALAAVGMILKQEIAVVVIGGVFVWETLCVIIQISSVKLRGKRVFRYTPIHYSFVLGGMRETQVVLMFWILQLVCTVAGFLIGVM, via the coding sequence ATGTTTCTAACATTAGTCAGTGCCTTTGGAATCAGCCTCATCATCGTCTTAGTGACGATGCCGATGCTGATCTCCTATCTACATAAAATCAACTACAACCAGACAGTCAGCGAGTATTCCTTGGAAGAATACAAGCAGAAGCAGAAGACGCCGACGATGGGCGGCATCGTGTTTGTGCTGACGCCGTTATTGGTCACGCTTATCCTGCAGCCTTCAGCAATCCGTGATCTGCAGGCGATGATCGTGATGCTGGCGTATGTCGGCTATGGACTGATCGGATTTCTGGATGATTATATCATCGTGATTCGCCAGAACAACGAAGGGCTTAAGCCGCAGTACAAGTTCTTTCTGCAGCTGCTTCTGGCGGTGCTGTTCTTCTTTATGTACCGTCAGAATGCTTCGACCGATGTCATCCTTCCGTTTGTCCGGTGGGTGATTCCTTTAGGCGCACTGTATATGCTGCTGGTCTTCTTTATGTTTACCGGAGCTTCCAACGCCGTCAATCTGACGGACGGCATGGATGGCTTGGCAGCTGGGTGCAGCTTTCTGGCTTTTGCGCCGTTTGTGATGTTTGCGCTGCAGCAGGAAAAACTGGCGATCGCAACGTTTATCATGGCGGTGATGGGGGCGCTTTTGGGGTTTCTGAAATACAATTCGCATCCAGCCAAAATCTTTATGGGCGACACCGGTTCGCTGGCTTTGGGCGGAGCACTGGCCGCGGTTGGCATGATTTTAAAGCAGGAAATTGCCGTCGTGGTGATCGGCGGGGTGTTCGTATGGGAAACGCTGTGCGTCATCATTCAGATTTCTTCCGTAAAGCTGCGCGGGAAGCGGGTCTTCCGCTATACCCCGATTCATTACAGCTTTGTTTTAGGCGGCATGCGGGAAACGCAGGTTGTCCTGATGTTCTGGATTTTGCAGCTGGTCTGTACAGTGGCCGGCTTTCTGATAGGAGTGATGTAG
- a CDS encoding class I SAM-dependent rRNA methyltransferase, which yields MKQQRQFSKVTVTKKAQRSLQGGHPWVYAGEVITAEPTPNGALCDLVNEKGTYLGTGFYNDQSLIRVRVLSQNANDQFDEAFWRRRIRYSLDYRRIVMGADFSCCRLIFGEADHFPGWTVDRFGSILVSQIMSLGIEQIKDQLFALLWEEMEKLGEPIEGLYERNDIALRRKEGMSEGTGWAAGFKHPDSTLTQIVENGIRYEVDFGEGQKTGFFLDQKYNRAAAARLAQGRTVLDCCTHTGSFALNAAQAGAKRVIAADISASALASAKRNAQLNGLEANMEFVQGDVFDLLADEKWKTQGIDYIILDPPAFTKSRKTIHNAYQGYCQINTLAMKLLPRGALLATASCSHFMEDAMFEVMLQEAAQKAKVELRQIEVRHQAPDHPILMSVPETRYLKFYLFQIV from the coding sequence ATGAAACAACAACGCCAGTTTTCCAAGGTAACAGTAACGAAAAAGGCGCAGCGCAGTCTGCAGGGCGGCCATCCTTGGGTTTATGCCGGGGAAGTCATCACCGCCGAGCCGACGCCCAACGGGGCGCTGTGCGATCTCGTCAATGAAAAGGGAACCTACTTGGGAACCGGATTTTATAATGATCAGTCGCTGATTCGCGTGCGGGTTCTGTCGCAGAATGCCAATGATCAGTTTGATGAGGCATTCTGGCGCCGCCGGATTCGCTACAGTCTGGATTACCGCAGGATTGTGATGGGCGCTGACTTTAGCTGCTGCCGCCTGATTTTTGGGGAAGCGGATCATTTTCCCGGCTGGACGGTCGACCGGTTCGGATCAATTCTGGTCAGCCAGATCATGTCGTTAGGCATTGAACAGATCAAGGATCAGCTGTTTGCCTTATTGTGGGAAGAAATGGAAAAGCTTGGAGAACCGATTGAAGGCCTCTATGAGCGCAACGATATAGCCCTGCGCAGAAAAGAGGGAATGAGCGAAGGTACAGGCTGGGCGGCTGGTTTTAAACATCCGGACAGCACGTTGACGCAGATCGTGGAAAACGGGATCCGCTACGAAGTAGATTTTGGCGAAGGGCAGAAAACCGGTTTCTTTCTTGATCAGAAATACAACCGTGCCGCGGCGGCTCGTCTGGCTCAGGGACGCACAGTGCTGGATTGCTGCACGCATACCGGTTCATTTGCATTGAATGCAGCCCAAGCCGGAGCCAAGCGGGTCATTGCCGCGGATATCTCAGCCAGCGCGCTGGCCAGTGCTAAACGCAATGCCCAGCTGAACGGCTTGGAAGCCAATATGGAATTTGTGCAGGGTGATGTTTTTGATCTGCTGGCGGATGAAAAATGGAAAACGCAGGGGATTGATTATATCATTCTCGATCCGCCGGCCTTTACCAAATCCCGCAAGACGATTCATAACGCCTATCAGGGCTATTGTCAGATCAATACGCTGGCGATGAAGCTGCTGCCGCGGGGCGCGCTGCTGGCAACGGCGTCGTGTTCCCATTTCATGGAGGATGCGATGTTTGAAGTCATGCTGCAGGAGGCTGCGCAGAAGGCTAAGGTTGAGCTGCGGCAGATCGAGGTCCGCCACCAAGCCCCGGATCATCCTATTTTAATGTCTGTACCGGAAACCCGGTATCTTAAATTTTATTTGTTCCAGATCGTGTGA
- a CDS encoding sporulation initiation factor Spo0A C-terminal domain-containing protein has translation MPDNNRKPQLSRPAQLLHELGMPSSLSGYRFLEFAITTIAEQPHLLRNLDRGLYPRIARKFDSTNGRVEKNIRCAIERTWLRGNPALIHEIFGYSVNPQQGRPSNAEFLCAVIDYLNR, from the coding sequence GTGCCCGACAATAACCGAAAACCGCAGTTAAGCCGTCCTGCTCAGCTGCTTCACGAATTAGGCATGCCCAGCAGTCTTTCCGGTTATCGGTTCTTGGAATTCGCGATCACAACGATCGCGGAACAGCCGCACTTGCTCAGGAACCTGGACCGCGGGTTATATCCGAGGATTGCCAGAAAGTTTGACAGCACCAATGGCCGTGTAGAAAAAAACATTCGCTGTGCGATTGAGCGAACCTGGCTGAGAGGAAATCCGGCGCTGATCCATGAGATTTTCGGTTATTCCGTCAATCCCCAACAGGGTCGTCCTTCCAATGCTGAGTTCCTCTGCGCTGTTATTGACTATCTGAATCGCTGA
- a CDS encoding UDP-N-acetylmuramoyl-L-alanyl-D-glutamate--2,6-diaminopimelate ligase — protein MNKEQSGCTARRRRLNELLRVIGIECQETVELSGISDRAQEIGENGLFVALQGTRTDGRQWAELVRQRGGYVLSDQPGERTFVHPDPRSVYPLLLQAYYDYPALKLTMIGVTGTNGKSTVTQLLYDLFCENGRRCCLIGTGRILIEGENRASPNTTPDPLTLVRLLDEACQRGVEVVIMEVSSQALAMHRVDGLFFDLAVLTNLKQDHLDYHKTLKAYQQAKFLLFEKLKEKGTAILNQDDPITRRWLAKIGRPVFTYGQESVNFRIKPIAETWNSLTFELNDHRIETPLAGAFNRYNLTAALACGFALDLAWEKMLDFARHARLPAGRMEIVTEHPVLAVVDYAHTASAMEAMLKHWRTMADKRGRQLWVVFGCGGDREADKRPQMGSLACTYCDHVVLCDDNPRSEDPNRILAQIAEGCDGRQKIIRERGEAIKFVLDGAQTDDIIIVAGKGGETSLIQDTTMTCLSDREWIERWLGQAGRKETCF, from the coding sequence ATGAACAAGGAACAGTCTGGCTGTACTGCCCGAAGACGGCGGCTGAATGAGCTGTTGCGGGTTATTGGTATCGAATGTCAGGAAACGGTGGAATTGAGCGGCATCAGCGACCGGGCGCAGGAAATTGGTGAAAATGGTCTGTTTGTCGCGCTTCAGGGAACACGAACAGACGGCCGGCAATGGGCAGAGCTAGTGCGCCAACGCGGCGGGTATGTTCTGAGCGATCAGCCGGGAGAGCGAACCTTCGTGCATCCGGATCCGCGTTCTGTTTATCCGCTTTTGCTTCAGGCGTATTATGATTATCCAGCATTGAAGCTGACGATGATCGGCGTGACCGGAACCAATGGCAAGAGCACTGTCACCCAGCTGCTTTACGATCTGTTTTGCGAAAATGGACGGCGGTGCTGTCTGATCGGCACCGGCCGGATTTTGATCGAAGGCGAAAACCGCGCCAGTCCCAATACAACTCCGGATCCTTTGACGTTGGTGCGGTTATTGGATGAGGCTTGTCAGCGTGGGGTTGAGGTCGTGATCATGGAGGTCAGTTCGCAGGCCTTGGCAATGCATCGGGTAGATGGTCTGTTTTTTGATCTGGCGGTTCTGACGAATTTGAAACAAGATCATCTGGACTATCACAAAACGCTGAAAGCCTATCAACAGGCGAAATTTCTGTTGTTCGAAAAATTAAAGGAAAAAGGCACGGCCATTCTCAACCAGGATGATCCGATTACTCGACGTTGGCTGGCGAAGATCGGCAGACCGGTGTTTACCTATGGACAGGAAAGCGTCAATTTCAGAATCAAACCGATCGCGGAAACCTGGAATTCACTGACCTTTGAGCTGAACGATCACCGCATTGAAACGCCGCTGGCCGGAGCGTTTAACCGCTATAATCTGACGGCTGCCCTGGCCTGTGGATTTGCCTTGGATCTGGCTTGGGAAAAAATGCTGGACTTTGCCCGTCATGCCCGGCTGCCGGCCGGCCGGATGGAAATTGTGACGGAGCATCCGGTGCTGGCCGTTGTGGATTATGCCCATACTGCCAGCGCGATGGAAGCGATGCTGAAGCATTGGCGAACGATGGCAGACAAACGCGGACGGCAGCTGTGGGTCGTGTTTGGCTGCGGCGGGGATCGGGAAGCGGACAAACGGCCGCAAATGGGCAGTCTTGCCTGTACGTATTGCGATCATGTCGTGCTGTGCGACGATAATCCGCGCTCTGAAGATCCGAATCGAATTTTAGCGCAGATTGCCGAGGGCTGCGACGGCCGGCAGAAAATCATCCGCGAGCGGGGAGAAGCGATAAAATTTGTACTCGACGGCGCGCAAACTGATGATATAATAATAGTCGCTGGAAAAGGCGGGGAAACTTCCCTGATCCAGGACACGACAATGACTTGTCTCAGCGATCGGGAATGGATTGAACGATGGCTGGGGCAGGCGGGGAGGAAAGAAACATGTTTCTAA
- the murD gene encoding UDP-N-acetylmuramoyl-L-alanine--D-glutamate ligase: MKVLIIGAARSGTQAALLLAAHHHAVTLTDMKQIDAKRELEEAGVQVLDHGHPEFLKMENWDLIVKNPGIPYQAPFVQYFVEKQVRIVNEIEVASWFTDQFAYAAVTGTNGKTTTTTLLAELLQRKRPNARAAGNIGVPLSEIVREQGDQKTDIALEVAAFQLVAMEKFHPVVSVCMNLTPDHLDYFGSLDAYYEAKMRVWKNQRDDDWFLINLDDPEIVRRCTDLPCRGVTFSLKQPADLCVKQDQVWLLDQPLFALDDLHLPGKHNLQNAMVAAAMAIKMGVSADQIRAGIQAFKGVEHRIEFVAEIQGARYYNDSKGTNVDATCVALNAFDKPVILLAGGYDKKTGFEGLKPVLERIKTMIVYGETRAQLKALRPDAIVVETMQEAVDQAYQLAGEGDIVLLSPVCASWDQFTDYEQRGRQFKEQVHALARQRLAASQTSQPD; the protein is encoded by the coding sequence ATGAAAGTCTTAATTATTGGTGCTGCCCGCAGCGGAACTCAGGCGGCTCTGTTATTGGCCGCGCATCATCATGCGGTGACGCTGACGGATATGAAGCAGATTGATGCCAAGCGGGAACTGGAAGAAGCCGGGGTTCAGGTCCTGGATCACGGTCATCCGGAGTTTTTGAAGATGGAAAACTGGGATCTGATTGTGAAAAATCCCGGAATTCCCTACCAGGCTCCATTTGTGCAGTACTTTGTTGAGAAACAGGTGCGGATAGTCAATGAGATCGAAGTGGCTTCGTGGTTTACCGATCAGTTTGCCTATGCGGCGGTGACCGGGACCAACGGCAAAACGACGACAACGACGCTGCTGGCGGAATTGCTTCAGCGCAAGCGCCCCAATGCCCGGGCTGCCGGCAATATCGGCGTGCCGTTAAGCGAAATCGTGCGTGAGCAGGGAGATCAAAAGACGGATATCGCCTTGGAAGTGGCAGCGTTTCAGTTGGTCGCCATGGAAAAATTTCATCCGGTTGTTTCTGTTTGTATGAATTTGACTCCGGATCATCTGGATTATTTCGGATCGTTGGACGCCTATTATGAGGCTAAGATGCGGGTCTGGAAAAATCAGCGCGATGACGATTGGTTTCTGATTAACTTAGATGATCCGGAAATCGTCCGCCGCTGTACCGATCTGCCTTGCCGGGGCGTGACGTTTTCGCTGAAGCAGCCGGCTGATTTATGCGTTAAGCAAGATCAGGTCTGGCTGTTGGATCAGCCGCTGTTTGCGTTAGACGATCTGCATCTGCCGGGCAAGCACAATCTGCAGAATGCGATGGTCGCGGCAGCGATGGCTATAAAAATGGGCGTCAGCGCCGATCAGATCCGCGCGGGCATCCAGGCGTTTAAAGGGGTGGAACACCGCATTGAGTTTGTGGCTGAAATTCAGGGAGCACGCTATTACAACGATTCCAAAGGCACCAACGTCGATGCGACCTGTGTAGCGTTAAATGCCTTTGATAAACCGGTGATCCTGTTGGCCGGCGGGTATGACAAAAAAACCGGCTTTGAAGGATTGAAGCCAGTTCTGGAACGGATTAAAACGATGATTGTCTATGGCGAAACCCGCGCTCAGCTTAAGGCTCTGCGTCCGGATGCCATCGTCGTGGAAACAATGCAGGAAGCCGTTGATCAGGCATATCAGCTGGCTGGGGAGGGCGATATTGTCCTGTTGTCGCCGGTCTGTGCGAGCTGGGATCAGTTTACCGACTATGAGCAGCGCGGCCGTCAGTTCAAGGAGCAGGTGCATGCGCTTGCCCGGCAAAGGTTGGCCGCTTCTCAAACATCCCAGCCGGACTGA
- a CDS encoding penicillin-binding protein has product MRQSNRMILLILLAILLISGLVTANVFLVAVVKVHARSGTDLTDYVSASNVHRQVQQARRGYILDRNGTIIAQDNVTYNIIAVLDKDRQSRKGEIAYVDDPLATARALAPILGMEESTIYGYLTKSAKQVELGNKGRNLPRETKEAIEALDLNGIEFVQTTKRSYPLGTFASYLIGFAQADDSGEVSGKMGIEQYMNAALSGEDGYKRYQADKNGNILPGMKMEEKSAVNGNDVILTLDQGIQEALESAFVQTQAEFNPDKVWGSVMEVETGKILAWGQSPSFDPNAMNIDDYVNYVSQMPYEPGSTMKVFTYAAAIDSGAYDGSVLVDSSKFCYAASNRKPYRVSQGDSRKIGCIGNASGKSWGMIPYDLGLVYSSNVVTASIITSLIEPEVYEDYLDRFGFFKLVDTDGIAETTGVKNFTWPADKLALTYGQGSTVTMLQMIQAYSAIFNDGTMVKPYVIDQVRSSYDDQNVLYQGQTQVVGNPISYETSQQVQQLMYDTANREDGTARFYQIPETTIIAKTGTTQLAAVGGGGYSTGKTIVSLMAAMPAEDPKVLVYYAFQAEYDKNAHVKSDAIKSVLRKVAMTYNFAGQLEAAEQQESSAEIVPIHESTMPSLINHSLEYAQNKMAESECEVIVLGGGDEIIDQFPQEGDLVVTRQKVFLLTDTYQISMPDMTGWTRKEVSGFWKASGLPVKIDGYGKVTSQNIPPGTLVNKQTAIEIVLQE; this is encoded by the coding sequence ATGCGGCAAAGCAATCGCATGATACTGCTGATTCTGCTGGCAATTTTGCTGATCAGCGGACTGGTCACGGCGAATGTTTTTTTAGTGGCCGTCGTCAAGGTTCACGCCCGCAGCGGCACGGATCTGACTGACTATGTTTCTGCAAGCAATGTCCATCGTCAGGTTCAGCAGGCGCGCCGGGGATATATTTTAGACCGCAATGGAACGATCATTGCTCAGGATAACGTGACTTATAATATTATCGCAGTGCTGGATAAGGACCGGCAAAGCCGCAAGGGTGAAATCGCCTATGTGGATGATCCGCTGGCAACAGCGCGGGCGCTGGCGCCCATTTTAGGCATGGAGGAATCCACGATTTACGGCTATCTGACCAAGAGCGCCAAACAGGTTGAACTGGGCAATAAAGGCCGAAATCTGCCGCGGGAAACCAAGGAAGCGATCGAAGCACTGGACCTTAACGGCATTGAATTCGTTCAAACGACAAAACGTTCCTATCCGCTGGGGACATTTGCTTCTTATTTGATCGGGTTTGCCCAGGCTGATGACAGTGGAGAAGTCAGCGGCAAGATGGGAATTGAACAGTATATGAACGCCGCGCTGAGCGGTGAAGATGGTTATAAACGGTACCAGGCTGATAAAAATGGCAATATTCTGCCGGGGATGAAGATGGAAGAAAAAAGCGCCGTGAATGGCAACGACGTGATTTTAACCTTGGATCAGGGAATTCAGGAAGCGCTGGAGTCCGCATTTGTCCAAACGCAGGCTGAATTCAATCCGGATAAGGTATGGGGTTCGGTCATGGAAGTGGAAACCGGCAAGATTCTGGCTTGGGGTCAGTCGCCTTCTTTTGACCCAAACGCGATGAATATCGATGATTATGTCAACTATGTTTCGCAGATGCCGTATGAGCCGGGGTCAACGATGAAGGTATTTACGTACGCTGCCGCGATTGACAGCGGGGCGTATGACGGCAGTGTGCTGGTCGACAGCTCTAAGTTTTGTTATGCGGCCTCCAACCGTAAGCCGTACCGCGTTTCGCAGGGAGATTCCCGCAAAATCGGATGTATCGGCAATGCTTCCGGGAAAAGCTGGGGCATGATTCCGTATGACTTGGGATTGGTGTATTCCTCCAACGTTGTTACCGCAAGCATTATAACAAGCCTGATTGAACCGGAGGTCTATGAGGACTATCTGGACCGTTTCGGCTTTTTCAAGCTGGTTGATACGGATGGCATTGCGGAAACCACCGGCGTTAAAAACTTCACTTGGCCGGCGGATAAACTGGCGCTGACATACGGACAGGGCTCGACAGTAACAATGCTGCAGATGATTCAGGCGTATTCCGCTATTTTCAATGATGGTACGATGGTCAAACCGTATGTCATTGATCAGGTGCGCTCCTCCTATGATGATCAGAATGTCCTGTATCAGGGGCAGACGCAGGTTGTCGGCAATCCGATCAGCTATGAAACATCACAGCAGGTGCAGCAGCTGATGTACGATACGGCCAATCGCGAGGACGGTACCGCTCGTTTTTATCAGATTCCTGAGACGACGATCATTGCCAAAACGGGAACAACGCAGCTGGCAGCTGTGGGCGGCGGTGGTTACAGTACCGGCAAGACGATTGTTTCTTTAATGGCGGCGATGCCGGCAGAAGATCCGAAAGTATTAGTGTATTATGCCTTTCAGGCGGAATATGATAAGAATGCCCATGTCAAGTCCGATGCGATTAAATCCGTGTTGCGCAAAGTCGCAATGACTTATAATTTTGCCGGACAGCTGGAGGCGGCTGAACAACAAGAATCCTCTGCAGAAATCGTTCCAATCCATGAATCAACGATGCCTTCTCTGATCAATCACTCATTGGAGTATGCTCAAAACAAGATGGCGGAGAGCGAATGTGAGGTGATTGTCCTCGGCGGCGGTGATGAGATTATCGATCAGTTTCCGCAGGAGGGAGACCTGGTCGTCACCCGTCAGAAGGTGTTCTTATTAACGGATACCTATCAGATCAGCATGCCGGATATGACCGGCTGGACGCGTAAGGAAGTCAGCGGTTTCTGGAAAGCCAGCGGTCTGCCAGTCAAGATTGACGGGTATGGCAAAGTGACTTCGCAGAACATTCCGCCGGGCACATTGGTGAACAAACAGACCGCGATTGAAATTGTACTGCAGGAATAG